GCTCATCCTGAAGCGATTATGAAATCAGTCAATTTAACAACGGATTTCCTGTACTCCTTAACGGAGGACGCAATCAATTACAAGAAAGAGCATGCTGACGAGTTGCTCACCGATGCAAGCCGCTGGAACAATGATCCTACCCAGATTCCGATGCAAGTGGATTATGACGATGTGCTGAAGCGGTATTACGATGATCTGATTAAGGCGGATGAGGCCGGAGATGCTTCCGCTGTTCAGGAAGATCGAATGGTTTCTTTCAAGGCCTATCAGGAATTCAAAGAGAAAGGTAATGCGATCGATGCAAACACCTATGGTGAATATCTCTCCCGGATCGAGGGACAGCGTGAGGCGAATAACCCGAATTTGGAAGTGATTCCCGCAGGCTTCTACGGAACAACCGAGACGATGAAGCTGAAGTGGGCGAATCTGCAGAAGCTCGAAGAGGAAACCATGCTCAAGATCATTATGGGGGAAGCTCCTGTAGATGAATTCGATAAGTTTGTTGACACTTGGAAACGTACGGGTGGTGACGAGATTACAGAAGAAGTCAACGAGATGAGCAACAGATAAGGATCGCGTGAGCTTAGGTGCGAAAGCCTGATGGTGGACTTCCGCACGGGCTTTCGTCGATAAAGCCTGTCCAATTAGGCACATGATGGAGGTGGAAAGGACAATGCCGCAAATGGAAACAACCGTTAATCAAGAGCGGGAAGTGCGTTACCGGAGCAAAAAGAAACGTAAAACCTTTGACGAAATGACCTATCATTTTATGCTGCTGCCTGGCATGATCATGCTGTTCATTTTCTCAATTGTACCGATGTTCGGGGTCGTGATGGCATTCCAAAAGTTCATTCCTGCCAAAGGAATATTCGGGTCAAAGTGGGCAGGGCTTTCCAAATTCACATATATGTTTCAACTGCCGGACGCGAAGCAGATTTTCATTAATACATTGGTTATCGCGGTTGGAAAGATTGCTCTAGGGTTGATTGTACCCATCGTATTCGCTTTGCTGTTAAATGAGGTGCGTCTGAAAGTATTCAAGAGTACAATTCAAACCATCGTCTATTTGCCGCATTTTATGTCCTGGGTGGTTCTGGGCACCATGCTGACCATGATCTTTTCTTTCGATGGCATGGTGAATAACTTCCTTGAGTTTCTCGGACTGGAGCGGATTATGTTTCTGGCGAGTAATGACTGGTTTAGGCCGCTGCTCATTGTGACGGATACGTGGAAGGAATTTGGCTACGGGACGATTGTCTATCTGGCTGCATTAACGGCAATCAACCCTGCATTGTACGAATCT
This window of the Paenibacillus marchantiae genome carries:
- a CDS encoding ABC transporter permease, with amino-acid sequence MTYHFMLLPGMIMLFIFSIVPMFGVVMAFQKFIPAKGIFGSKWAGLSKFTYMFQLPDAKQIFINTLVIAVGKIALGLIVPIVFALLLNEVRLKVFKSTIQTIVYLPHFMSWVVLGTMLTMIFSFDGMVNNFLEFLGLERIMFLASNDWFRPLLIVTDTWKEFGYGTIVYLAALTAINPALYESAAMDGASRWKQTLNITLPGMFPTIILLGTLSLGNVLNAGFDQVFNLYNPLVYETGDIIDTFVYRMGLINMQYSFATAIGLMKSVISFVLIVISYRLASRYAGYRIF